In Nitrospira sp., the following proteins share a genomic window:
- a CDS encoding metallopeptidase family protein — protein MSQRISAESFAHLVEAAIADLPDEYARLLDAVAVVVEDEPPPSVLRDLEMEDGEELLGLYHGLSLHDDSFFRAGGQAPAQISLYRGPILRQCDTEREMIQEIGDTLVHELGHHVGLDDDEMPY, from the coding sequence GTGTCTCAGCGAATCTCGGCCGAGTCCTTTGCCCATCTCGTTGAAGCGGCCATCGCGGACTTGCCTGACGAATATGCCCGGTTGCTCGATGCCGTGGCGGTTGTCGTGGAAGACGAGCCCCCTCCGAGTGTGCTGAGAGATCTGGAGATGGAGGACGGAGAGGAGCTACTCGGTCTGTACCATGGTCTCTCACTGCACGACGACTCATTTTTTCGCGCTGGAGGCCAGGCGCCTGCACAGATCTCACTCTATCGCGGACCGATTCTCCGGCAATGCGACACAGAGAGGGAGATGATTCAGGAAATCGGCGATACGCTCGTGCACGAACTGGGGCACCATGTCGGTCTGGATGACGACGAGATGCCCTATTGA
- a CDS encoding tetratricopeptide repeat protein, whose translation MRSYLMLVLFCGLAGGCAGPAKVPTTILASPADTSVKAAAAMTEGDRLFRSGDWAGAAQAYQTAATLQPTLAEAHYNLAVSLDRMGSKADAKKHYLEAANLAPGNKVIWDSPPLRETGLNHNLRKKSYLDPTPGQRF comes from the coding sequence ATGCGATCCTATCTCATGCTGGTGTTGTTCTGCGGGTTGGCCGGCGGTTGTGCTGGCCCGGCGAAAGTGCCGACTACCATTCTGGCGAGTCCGGCCGACACCTCGGTGAAGGCGGCGGCCGCAATGACTGAAGGGGATCGCCTGTTCCGGTCGGGCGATTGGGCCGGTGCCGCTCAGGCCTATCAAACCGCAGCCACCCTGCAACCGACATTGGCTGAGGCGCACTACAATTTGGCGGTGTCGTTGGATCGTATGGGGAGCAAGGCGGACGCGAAGAAGCACTATCTCGAGGCCGCCAACCTGGCACCGGGAAACAAAGTGATTTGGGATTCACCGCCGCTTCGCGAGACGGGACTGAATCACAACTTGCGGAAAAAATCCTATCTGGATCCTACCCCTGGGCAACGATTCTAG